A stretch of Salvelinus alpinus chromosome 4, SLU_Salpinus.1, whole genome shotgun sequence DNA encodes these proteins:
- the LOC139572371 gene encoding apolipoprotein Eb-like produces MKAVAIILALAVISGCHARAVRQAEALQNHWEENVERFWTYVSEINSRADGLVENLKASQLSRELDTLITDTMAELTVYREDIQTKLGPYSQDTAALLGQDLQLLTTKLQTDMVDAKERSTQYLGELKTMMEQNADDVHNRANTYTRKLKKRLNKDTEEIRKTVATYLGEIQSRTSQNMDLVKESVEPFVSQAHDTAAQRLGSFTDLLKNQAQDLSQQVSTQAEGMREKLEATAEDLRITLEGKIDELSSLIAPYAAKIREQLQTAMDKVKETAV; encoded by the exons ATGAAGGCTGTGGCAATAATCCTTGCTCTGGCAGTTATCTCTG GCTGCCATGCCCGCGCTGTGCGCCAGGCAGAGGCCCTCCAGAACCACTGGGAGGAGAACGTTGAGCGCTTCTGGACCTACGTGTCTGAGATCAACAGCAGAGCCGACGGACTGGTGGAAAACCTCAAGGCCTCCCAGCTCAGCAGAGAACTCGA CACCCTGATCACTGACACCATGGCTGAGCTGACCGTGTACAGGGAGGACATCCAGACCAAGTTGGGACCCTACTCCCAGGACACAGCCGCCCTGCTGGGCCAGGACCTGCAGCTTCTGACCACCAAGCTCCAGACCGACATGGTTGACGCCAAGGAGCGCAGCACACAGTACCTGGGAGAGCTCAAGACTATGATGGAGCAGAATGCTGATGATGTCCACAACCGTGCCAACACCTACACCCGCAAACTGAAGAAACGCCTTAACAAGGACACCGAGGAGATCCGCAA gACCGTGGCCACCTACCTGGGTGAGATCCAGTCCCGTACCTCCCAGAACATGGATCTCGTGAAGGAGAGTGTGGAGCCCTTCGTGAGTCAGGCCCACGACACCGCCGCACAGAGGCTGGGCAGCTTCACTGACCTTCTGAAGAACCAGGCCCAGGACCTGAGCCAGCAGGTCTCCACCCAGGCCGAAGGCATGCGCGAGAAGCTGGAGGCCACCGCCGAGGACCTGCGCATCACCCTGGAGGGCAAGATCGATGAGCTCAGCAGCCTGATCGCCCCCTACGCCGCCAAGATCCGTGAGCAGCTCCAGACCGCCATGGACAAGGTCAAGGAGACCGCTGTCTAA
- the LOC139572579 gene encoding membrane-spanning protein YciB-like, whose product MSNISHRGRFLNHSLLSRTLLSYLFWSLTLLSYLFWSLTLLSYLFWSLTLLSYLFWSLTLLSYLFWSLTLLSYLFWSLTLLSYLFWSLTLLSYLFWSLTLLSYLFWSLTLLSYLFWSLTLLSYLFWSLTLLSYLFWSLTLRSYLFWSLTLLSYLFWSLTLLSYLFWSLTLLSYLFWSLTLLSLPRQTDALSIRGREGRVRDSKCV is encoded by the coding sequence ATGAGCAACATCAGCCACCGGGGCCGGTTCCTCAACCACAGCCTCCTCAGCCGCACGCTCCTCAGCTACCTCTTCTGGAGCCTCACGCTCCTCAGCTACCTCTTCTGGAGCCTCACGCTCCTCAGCTACCTCTTCTGGAGCCTCACGCTCCTCAGCTACCTCTTCTGGAGCCTAACGCTCCTCAGCTACCTCTTCTGGAGCCTCACGCTCCTCAGCTACCTCTTCTGGAGCCTCACGCTCCTCAGCTACCTCTTCTGGAGCCTAACGCTCCTCAGCTACCTCTTCTGGAGCCTCACGCTCCTCAGCTACCTCTTCTGGAGCCTCACGCTCCTCAGCTACCTCTTCTGGAGCCTCACGCTCCTCAGCTACCTCTTCTGGAGCCTAACGCTCCTCAGCTACCTCTTCTGGAGCCTCACGCTCCGCAGCTACCTCTTCTGGAGCCTCACGCTCCTCAGCTACCTCTTCTGGAGCCTCACGCTCCTCAGCTACCTCTTCTGGAGCCTCACGCTCCTCAGCTACCTCTTCTGGAGCCTCACGCTCCTCAGCTTGCCTCGGCAAACGGATGCCCTGAGCATCcgtggaagagaggggagggttaGAGATTCAAAGTGTGTGTGA
- the LOC139572372 gene encoding apolipoprotein C-I-like produces the protein MKLSIAIAVLMLVFAAHTEAQEAEKTIEEHFATFGNQMKELTDDLSVKTKDMFEKIGDSEFASKTKNWFTEQFDKMKAKVDENFPKQ, from the exons ATGAAACTTTCCATTGCCATTGCCGTGTTGATGCTTGTGTTCGCCGCACACACAG aggcTCAGGAGGCTGAGAAGACCATTGAGGAGCATTTCGCCACCTTCGGCAATCAGATGAAGGAACTAACTGATGACCTGTCCGTCAAGACCAAGGACATGTTTGAAAAGATCGGGGACAGCGAGTTCGCCTCCAAGACcaa GAACTGGTTCACTGAGCAGTTTGACAAGATGAAGGCCAAGGTCGACGAGAACTTCCCCAAGCAGTAG
- the LOC139572374 gene encoding apolipoprotein C-II-like → MNKILIITVLVTLLGLSAQGLRLPRQAEGTPEEPVADVAEADGEQGTLEKLTSAAKSYYETSISTASSWLDSIDGVKLKEKAKNALSDTTVAVITYAGILQDQVYHILYQQ, encoded by the exons ATGAACAAGATTCTGATCATCACTGTGCTTGTCACTCTTCTGGGCCTCA GTGCTCAGGGCCTCCGTCTGCCTAGACAAGCTGAGGGTACGCCTGAGGAACCGGTTGCAGATGTTGCCGAGGCTGATGGAGAGCAGGGAACCCTGGAAAAGCTGACCAGCGCCGCCAAGAGCTACTACGAAACATCCATCAGCACCGCCTCTAGCTGGCTGGACAGCATCGATGGCGTGAAGCTGAAGGAGAAGGCCAA GAATGCCCTCAGTGACACCACCGTGGCGGTGATCACTTACGCTGGCATCCTGCAGGACCAGGTCTACCACATCTTATACCAACAGTAA